Proteins from a genomic interval of Lysobacter stagni:
- the recB gene encoding exodeoxyribonuclease V subunit beta: MNAHHDPFLDLPLDGVRLIEASAGTGKTFTLATLVTRLVIERGLRVGRILAVTYTEAATQELRERLRLRFELAARLANEVALMPTTLADDSEAAVTRALIERQARVEDPLALARRLREAAREMDLAAVFTIHGFCARALAEHAVEAGQPLIAPELTGSERDLIDAVAIDLWRALSADRSHAELLQAQWRTPQGLAADLGRLLYAPRLLPAPGADSPDPYPRLQTAAQALRAAFATHGDEACALLHAAIEGKVLNGTSYKPALVSELHRALSDWSSQDDAAAEIHERLDRLTPRMLADKTNKPKKGAPLQAPSSPLFDAVAAYLDASRERAAWLAGRRIALVHRVREEAARRLSALKRLRREQTFDDLIANLADALDGPHGARLVERLRGQYAFALVDEFQDTDPRQWAIFDRVFGGDDAGLFLIGDPKQAIYRFRGGDVHTYLAAAERADRAPPLDRNFRSRPALLRAVSALYERAGEYAFVDARIRFHDVAAGGTVADADFRRDGRTAPALTVCALPAPDDGRRKPQWLVGEARQLAALACVSAIHALLIDAREGRATLAGKDGERPPQPGDIAVLVRSHVEATLMREALAASGIPAVSAGRRSLFSTTEAGDVLALLDALLRPDDDARLRGALATMLVGLDAATLARFDDDPELHRRWQLRALAWRDRWQRHGPLAMLGEVCAAQAPRLLALRDGERRLTNTLQLAEALQEADTRAVGEHGLVDWLRAQIAEADDNDETQQLRLESDAHCVQILTLHKSKGLEFPFVFLPFAGIGRKPGNGSLCEFHDGAGRLLQLRSEATPEEIAAWNSARAQQDEEERGEDARLLYVGLTRARHAMWLATVPNERADLSPLAPLLGDDAEALAATLDDAMDLQRPALPLRLPRSLPPEHTAAVPAARTVRRVVPRDWWVYSFTQLANESPGAVEAAPRAVAEEGGAQDEPAVASFDGDIRFSGSRFGNVLHDALERVDFAAWSDWPQQVPTDAELAHLRAALHAGGYGEDDIADGIEVLVPLIGQTLTVRLPEGARLCDVPREERLAEMEFHFALRPTLVADLLSLLHAHGLLLDRHAFGSRQRLEGLMTGKIDLLYVHDGRFHVLDYKSNRLPAYDATTLGHAMDESEYTLQALLYALALHRWLRFRLGSDYAYDTHAGGIRYLFCRGLDVEDPAAPGVHAWHPPRALIDALDALLGHDVRETEAVPA, encoded by the coding sequence ATGAACGCCCACCACGACCCCTTCCTCGACCTGCCGCTGGACGGCGTGCGCCTGATCGAGGCCAGCGCCGGCACCGGCAAGACCTTCACCCTGGCCACGCTGGTCACGCGTCTGGTGATCGAACGCGGCCTTCGCGTGGGCCGCATCCTCGCCGTCACGTACACAGAGGCGGCCACCCAGGAACTGCGCGAACGTTTGCGCCTGCGCTTCGAGCTGGCCGCGCGCCTGGCCAACGAAGTCGCGCTGATGCCCACCACGCTGGCCGACGACAGCGAGGCCGCGGTGACGCGCGCGCTGATCGAACGCCAGGCGCGCGTGGAGGATCCGCTTGCACTGGCGCGTCGCCTGCGCGAGGCCGCGCGCGAGATGGACCTGGCCGCGGTGTTCACCATCCATGGCTTCTGCGCGCGCGCCCTGGCCGAACACGCGGTCGAAGCCGGACAACCGCTGATCGCACCGGAACTGACCGGGAGTGAACGCGACCTCATCGATGCGGTCGCCATCGACCTGTGGCGTGCACTCAGTGCGGATCGCAGTCACGCCGAACTGCTGCAGGCGCAATGGCGCACGCCGCAGGGGCTGGCCGCCGATCTGGGTCGATTGCTGTACGCGCCACGCCTGCTGCCCGCGCCGGGTGCCGACTCGCCGGACCCTTACCCACGCCTGCAAACGGCAGCGCAGGCGCTGCGCGCCGCTTTCGCGACGCACGGCGACGAAGCCTGTGCGTTGCTGCATGCGGCGATCGAAGGCAAGGTCCTCAACGGCACCTCCTACAAGCCGGCGCTGGTGTCGGAACTGCACCGCGCATTGTCCGACTGGTCCAGCCAGGACGATGCCGCCGCCGAGATCCACGAGCGGCTGGATCGCCTGACGCCGCGCATGCTGGCCGACAAGACCAACAAGCCGAAGAAGGGCGCGCCGTTGCAGGCGCCTTCTTCGCCACTGTTCGACGCCGTAGCGGCGTATCTCGATGCGTCACGCGAGCGCGCGGCATGGCTGGCGGGTCGTCGCATCGCCCTGGTGCACCGCGTCCGCGAAGAGGCCGCGCGCCGTCTGTCCGCGCTCAAGCGCCTGCGTCGCGAGCAGACTTTCGACGATCTCATCGCCAACCTGGCCGACGCACTCGACGGTCCGCACGGCGCGCGTCTGGTCGAGCGCCTGCGCGGGCAGTACGCGTTCGCGCTGGTGGACGAATTCCAGGACACCGACCCGCGACAGTGGGCCATCTTCGACCGCGTCTTCGGTGGCGATGACGCCGGCCTGTTCCTGATCGGCGACCCGAAGCAGGCGATCTACCGCTTCCGCGGTGGCGACGTGCACACCTACCTCGCCGCTGCCGAACGCGCCGATCGCGCACCGCCGCTCGATCGCAATTTCCGTTCGCGCCCCGCGCTGCTGCGCGCGGTGTCCGCGCTGTACGAACGCGCGGGCGAGTACGCCTTCGTCGACGCGCGTATCCGCTTCCACGACGTCGCCGCTGGCGGCACCGTCGCCGATGCCGACTTCCGTCGCGACGGGCGCACCGCTCCGGCACTGACCGTATGCGCCTTGCCCGCGCCGGATGACGGCCGGCGCAAGCCGCAATGGCTGGTCGGCGAAGCGCGGCAGTTGGCCGCCCTGGCCTGCGTATCGGCCATCCACGCATTGCTCATCGATGCGCGCGAAGGACGTGCGACGCTCGCGGGCAAGGACGGTGAACGCCCGCCACAACCTGGCGACATCGCCGTGCTGGTGCGCAGCCACGTCGAGGCCACGCTGATGCGCGAAGCGCTCGCCGCATCGGGCATTCCCGCGGTGTCGGCCGGCCGGCGCAGCCTGTTCTCGACCACGGAGGCCGGCGACGTGCTCGCGCTGCTGGACGCATTGCTGCGTCCGGACGACGACGCGCGCCTGCGCGGTGCACTGGCGACGATGCTGGTCGGCCTGGACGCCGCCACGCTGGCGCGCTTCGACGACGATCCCGAGCTGCACCGCCGCTGGCAGTTGCGGGCGCTCGCATGGCGCGACCGCTGGCAGCGGCACGGGCCGTTGGCGATGCTGGGCGAGGTGTGTGCCGCGCAGGCACCGCGCCTGCTTGCGCTGCGCGATGGCGAACGCCGCCTCACCAACACGCTGCAGCTGGCCGAAGCGCTGCAGGAAGCCGACACGCGTGCGGTGGGTGAACACGGACTGGTCGATTGGCTGCGCGCACAGATCGCCGAGGCCGACGACAACGACGAGACGCAACAGCTGCGCCTGGAATCGGACGCGCACTGCGTGCAGATCCTCACCCTGCACAAGAGCAAGGGCCTGGAGTTCCCGTTCGTGTTCCTGCCGTTCGCGGGCATCGGGCGCAAGCCGGGCAACGGCAGCCTGTGCGAGTTCCACGACGGTGCAGGCCGACTGCTGCAACTGCGCAGCGAGGCCACACCGGAAGAGATCGCCGCCTGGAACAGCGCCCGCGCGCAACAGGACGAGGAAGAACGCGGCGAGGACGCACGCCTGCTGTACGTCGGCCTGACCCGCGCGCGCCATGCGATGTGGCTGGCCACCGTGCCCAACGAACGCGCCGATCTGAGTCCATTGGCGCCCCTGCTGGGCGACGACGCCGAAGCGCTTGCCGCCACGCTGGACGACGCGATGGACCTGCAGCGCCCCGCGCTTCCGCTGCGCCTGCCGCGCTCGCTGCCACCCGAACATACCGCCGCCGTCCCTGCGGCTCGAACGGTGCGCCGCGTGGTGCCTCGCGACTGGTGGGTGTACAGCTTCACGCAGCTGGCCAACGAATCCCCCGGCGCGGTGGAAGCCGCGCCGCGCGCCGTCGCCGAGGAAGGCGGCGCGCAGGACGAACCGGCCGTGGCGAGTTTCGATGGCGACATCCGCTTCTCCGGAAGCCGCTTCGGCAACGTGCTGCACGACGCGCTGGAGCGCGTGGACTTCGCGGCGTGGTCCGACTGGCCGCAGCAGGTGCCGACCGACGCAGAGCTCGCGCACCTGCGGGCCGCGCTGCACGCCGGAGGCTACGGCGAGGACGACATCGCCGACGGCATAGAGGTGCTGGTCCCGCTCATCGGCCAGACCCTCACCGTGCGGCTGCCGGAAGGCGCACGCCTGTGCGACGTGCCGCGCGAAGAGCGCCTGGCCGAAATGGAATTCCATTTCGCGCTGCGCCCCACGCTGGTCGCCGATCTGCTATCACTGCTGCATGCACACGGCCTGCTGCTCGATCGCCACGCCTTCGGTTCGCGCCAGCGGCTGGAAGGGCTGATGACCGGAAAGATCGACCTGCTGTACGTGCACGATGGCCGCTTCCACGTGCTCGACTACAAGTCCAACCGCCTGCCCGCCTACGACGCCACGACTCTGGGCCACGCCATGGACGAGAGCGAGTACACGTTGCAGGCGCTGCTGTACGCGTTGGCACTGCACCGCTGGTTGCGGTTCCGCCTGGGGTCGGACTACGCCTACGACACGCACGCCGGTGGCATCCGCTATCTGTTCTGCCGTGGCCTCGATGTGGAGGATCCGGCCGCGCCGGGCGTGCATGCCTGGCACCCGCCGCGCGCGCTGATCGATGCGCTCGACGCGCTGCTCGGCCATGACGTGCGCGAAACCGAGGCGGTGCCCGCATGA